The DNA window GCTGGTTGTGAGCAACCGCATGTCACATCGAGGGCAAAACTCAGCCTTTTTCTTTCAGAACCCAGTTCAGGCCCCCCAAAGAGTCTAGTAAAAGGACAAAATGACCCCGTTCTCTCATTTAGCCCACAGGGGTCCCTCTGGCTGAGCAAAGAGGTTCCACCTGCCtaccctcctcatcctcctccagcCAAGGCTTCAAGACCAAAAGACCACAGGCAGCAAGCAAATGGCCGCCCAAATTTCTCCCACTTTTTCTTCCTCGAACAAAAGGAAGGAACAATGCTGGACTGCATGTGTGTGTTCCCATGGAAGGGGCACAGAGGGGAACAATCTAAAATTCCTTTCCTACTTGTGACTCCATATCCATTTTTAGGAGAGTCGCTGTTTACATGTCaaaaacacagggtggggcagaagcagGTTCACggttgtgtggaaaataatacagtgattaataaataatgatacaatgattaataaataatactatgagaataaactctgttccatgtactcacaactgtgaacctacttttgccccacccacatatatgttatatacgTACACGTTAAATatattatctgtgtgtgtgtgtgtgtggttgaggCACTGAAGTCTCACTGCTTGCCTCCAGGTCTCAGTTTCCCCGTTTGTGAGATGACAGACTGGGCCCCCTTCAGCCCTGACCGTTCTCATCTGAGTCTGTATTGTGGAGtgcgggtggggggcagggagtagAGAACAACGCCCAAGGTGTATAATTTGCTCTAACTCTTCCCCTCCCCGTCTGCAGGCCTGCCTGAAGTCCCACCATTTGTAAATCCAATTCATTGCCCTGTTTAAAAATATGCTCGCCCCCAGTGTGAGTGTTTCCAATTCCCTAGAGCGGGGATTCTCAGCCTGGGGTGATGTCGCGCCGGAGATACAGGGCTGTGGGGACTTCGTTGGTCGGCACGACTTGGGGTCGATGCTGACATCTAGTggacagaggccagggctgctgctcaaGTTCTCGCCAGGCCCAGGCCAGCCCCCAGGACTGAGGGTAAGAAGCCCTGCCATAGACCCGAGATGTTTATCAGATACTTTGTTCACGTGCTCTAGACCCAGACCGCTGGAACTGCCTGGTGGCCCTGAGAGAGGAGGGGCAACCTAACGTTGAAAAGAGAGAAGGCGTGTTGGTTCCGCAGCAGCCAGCTGCCTGGCTATGGATCCATTACTTCGAGGAGCTCGTCCTGCTGAATAAGCCCCACGTGCCCTGCTTTCAGATGAGAATATTGCGGCTCAGCTGGTGAAGGCACACAGCTATGAAGAGTTCGATTTACACCTAAGGACAGATTCCCGAGTCTGTGCTCTGGAAGGGGCCCGTGGGGACGGTCACCAATTCGAGGAGGAGGAAGCGTTTCTGCTGGAGAGCCCGAGCAATGAGCTGATTTCAGAAGACGGACAGATCAGCACGAGCGTGGGTCACCACGCGCGTAGCACTAAGGAATCCATGAAGCTATGGCTCTGCCCGCACTGCGACCAAGTCCGGGAGAGCAGGTTCCACCAGGAGACGTTTCCTTCTTGTTACAGGGGCTATTGGAGCAAGCGAGAGCTTAGCTGGAGGAGGAGGGCCGGTCGTCCACGCATGTGCCCAGCCGGGGCCCTGAGCCCACAATTGTGTGAAATCGCAGGGAACACGGCAGCAGGGAGGCGAGCAGACCCACCGCTGTCCTCACGGAGCTTCCGGTCTTgttgggaaggaggggcagacacACTGTGAACGATTACAATACTTTGGCAAAGAAGGCGAGGGGCTCACGAGCAGGGTCTGATGAGGGGACCGGCTGAATGAAGATGGATGGAATCAATGGCAATGATGGTGAATAGAGAGCGCCTACTTGGggtctaaaagaaaataaagatttagacCAATATTTTGGGCAGAACTGCAGCCGTGGACATTGAGCACGTGGGCCACCTGGTcggtctttcttccttcctgggttaAAGCAGAGAGGAGGTTTCTCCCAACCCACTCATTTCTGTCTTATTTATTGGAAAAAGAACAACGTCACACGGTGACAGCATTAATCACACACTGTTCTCTGAGCACAGACATCTGCctgttttaaagagaaagatgCAGAAAGACAGGCAATTTCAAGAGATACAAAAGcctaaagcagtggttcttaGACTTGGCCTTGCATCAGCTGAGCACAGGCCACTGGACGCTACCCATGGGGgtggattctgattcagtaggtctacCGTGGGGCTGGAGAATATGCCATTCTAGCaagctcccaggtgctgctgctgctgggctggggccacAGGTGGCGAATCATGCCCCAGGGCAACCAGACAGAGCTGGGGCTTTACTAACATCGAGGCCTGCTCAGACTGAGTCTCTGTGTTCTCAAAGGAGGAGCGACATTTATCATAATGTCTTCCCAGTGTATCCACAGTGTAGCAGATGGCAGGATGCCTTTCTTCCTTAAGGCTGAGCAACGTGTCATTGTATGGACAGACCACGTTTCGcattatccattcatctgtcaatgggcATTTAGGtggtttctgtgtctttgctATGCTGTAACGAATGTGGGAGGGGAGCCAGTGGTCTGGACACCTCAATGAGGTCACCTGCTCCAGCTGTGCCTCCCTTGCCCCCATCAGGCTgcagggagtgggagtggggtgggactGGGGCCTGGCTGAGTGGCGGGATTGAACTCACTCCAGGGACATGATGGTGAGGccagggaaaagaggaaagaaggaggagcaAAGGCAGAAGGTGCAGGGTGAGGAAAAGGTGGGCATCCAGCGGAAGTCAGAGCACTGGAAGAGAAAGGCACGCCAGGAAGAggacagggaggcaggggaagaaaATGGGAGGGCATGAGcaaatcagtgaatgaatgggtggaaGGCACGCCCATCCTTGTGCACCTGGCAAACTCCTATTCTTCCTACAAAACCCCACTTAAAAGCCCCGGGGGGCCTTTCCTGACTCCACCCCACAATCTCACAGCCTCTCCTCAGCCTTTGTCACATTGTGTTCATTTATTGAGTCCCCGCTGTGCGTGGGGCACTGAACTAAACATTTCACACACTCATTGCAACCCAGTGAGCGAGCACTAGCGTTTCCCTCATtccaggggaaactgaggcacagagaggctactTTAAGTCATCCGGCTGTGTGGCAGGATGGGGCTTTGCCAGTTGCTTCCAGAGACGGTGGGTGAGAAAGTGATTTCCTCCTGCAGAGAATCATTGCTGGGTGAGTTCGTTTGTTTCCCCTCCCAACAAGCTTTGGGCATGAGAGCTGCAGAAAGAGATGGGACCCTCAAGGCCTGTCCCTGCTCTGTCCATGTTCCACTGAGACCGTGTTCACTGCCCACTTGCTCTCTGAGACTGTGTTTCcctgctgggggaggaagggttCTGAGACCCTCTGTGACTGACAGGTCTCAGCTCCAATCTGGGCCTGAGCAGCTCTGACATttccaccaccccccacctctcccacctgcGGGGAGCTTTGAGGATGACGCTTTACTGCCACCTGGTGGCTAGCATGGATAATGGTTCCTTGAGggtggaaaggagaggaagggccAGCCCCGCAGAGAccaagagaagaggaggaagctgtCTGCCCTGAGAGAAGTAGGTGGGACCTTGTGAACACACCAATGCACAAACATGCTGTTGTGACCtgcctctggggtggggtggggaatgcaACGTTATTAACTTCCGGGCTCGAGGTAGCAATGCACTCAGTGAGAACAGTAGGCAGTGGGCACCGTTTTAAGGGCAGGGGTATCCATCACATACCCCTGGGGGCAGCCATGTAAGAGGGAGCCCAGGAGGTCACCCGTGCTAGCCACTCAGGGGGCAAAGGGCTTGTCGTTCAGGCAAGagccagaggcccagagagggtggaccatgtgcccaaagtcacacagctaagtaGCTGCAGAGCCTGAAGGCCCAGTGAGGGCTCTGTCGCCCTACACTTCGCCCATACTTTCTGGCTGTctcgcctctcacacacccacatggcgccccacctcccactggggaAAGAAGACACTGCAGCCAGCAGGCCAATTGCAAGTCACACTTTATTCACTCACCAGGAGGTGTGGGGGGGTCCTGGGCAgcaggccagggccctgggaaggagggaatggggggCATCAGTTGGAGGGGTGGAAGGTGCCCCGTTGGTGCCACTGCATGTCGCGGATGCGGCGCACAGACTGCACCTGGGGATGGGGCGCCCCGAAGTCACTGCTATCCTTGTAGTCCCCCTTCTCCAGCAGGTACTGCAGCCCACGGTAGCCAGGGTACTGGTAGCCGACCCACCTGCAGGGccagaggtgggggcggggaaacaaatgaaaagggggtgggagagagaataCCCTTAAGTCATTAGGAAGGGTGGAGCCTCCCAATCTTTACCCTTTAGGATCCATCTTctgctttcctccttctcctaATGGGGAGCTCACTACCTTACGCAGCAACTTTTGGCTAAAGGCCTGATACCGGGATCAGAGGAAGGGGCGATATTAAGCTCACTTAAGCtcagagcaagacagaccactcACCCCAACACCAGGCCCAGCAGCAAGGCCACAAGAGAGAGctaggcagggctggggcagtcCCGCGAGCCCCTGCGCTCCCTTTGCCATCGGAAGCCATCGACTCTTACGAGGTCACTCACTCTTGTCAGTGCCTGATGAAAGTCAGTCTTCTCCCCAGAAAACGTCACACAGCCCTGGCCCATGGGGACCTGCCTGCCATCCCCTGTGGACACCTCAGCTCTGCAGCTACATCTCCGTCTCGAGTCCCCCACGTCAGTGCTCTTGTCACTCTGGCCTCTGCAGTGTCCCTCACACCCACCAGGCCACTCTCTCTCTGGGACACCCTTCTTCCCCTGAGGACCCCTGTGATTCCCCAGGGAAGGAGTCCAGAGTGTATGGTTCCTAAATTATTTACACTTGTCCCAGACTAGACTGTTAGCTACACGAGGCAGAAGCCAGGTctctaacacagtgcctggctcgTGGGGGCCCCCACCCgcacccaccccccagccccgccccgcaGACTGAATCAGTGAGTGACTCAATGAGCGAGGGAAGGGGACGATGAACACAGGACTTCGTACGCTAATTTAGGAGTTGGACAACCCCCAGAAAGCTAATCTGTGTCGGGAAACTACCTCCCTTGGGGGAACAAAATCTCGATTTTAGCATATTCCGATTTccgtggtgtaaatactcccacacGGCCTGCAAGCTACCAACGATTCCACCGCCAGCTCACGGAAGTTCTGAAAAGTTAAGAGTCAGCTCACACAAGCTGGTACCAGCCGACCACAGCACGCCACTGCCTGAAGCCCCCCTGTGGGCCCCCACGAAATCCAGATTTTCCACAGGGAGCAGTTCCCCAACGCTGCTGACCAAGGCTTCCCTGCCAAAGAAGTTTAGTCTGCTGGGAAATGACAACTCCTTTCACCCAACTCAGGAATTCACGCATTAACAGCCTGCGCGGGCTGGACTTCCTGCCTCCGACAGCTTTGTTAAGACCACTCAGGTCATTCCCAGTCTCCTGTGACCCCATCTCTGCCTCACCTGCCTCCCCAACACCATTTCCTGTCCCGCACTTCGGGGCTGAGGTTAATGCCAAAGTCTCTCCCCTGCACAGGTAAGGCGTTGCCCCAAAGGCAGATCTGGATGGCACTTCAGGGGCTGACGATACCCACGCCCATCTCCCGACGGGAAGGCTGAGGTCGGGAGTGGGGAGGATCCCCCGCGAtcccagggcctgggctcctggggcagggccagcaggacCGGGCCTGGACTCACGTGCCGTTCTGCACCCGCACGGAAGACACCTTCTCCTGGTAGCCGTGGGCGTGGAAGCTGGGCACATCGTCGTCGATGATCTCCATCTTCTTCCCGGTGAAGTTGGGGTTCTCGTAGAGGATGATCTTGTGCTCCTGGCTGTCCTGTTGACAGGGAGCGGAGGGGAGtcagtgtggggggaggggcgggggtgccCTGGGGTTGGGGGATCAGCAGCTGCAGCCGCAACTGTGGCCCTTGGCCCTCCGCCCACCACCCTGCCGAGTGAGTGTCCGTGACAACTGCGGTGGACAGCGGCCGTTTGTCGAGACCCTCCTGGGTGCTGACAGGTAATGGGCACTCCGGATTCTGCGCTTTggggaataaatatttatttctaaaatgccattttccctcccacagcctcaactctgtttttaaaataaatgagagcCGGGatctacacacacacagctgaaCGGTGTCTCTAGGAGACACTCGACGTCTTtggccttccttcctctccacgTTCCTTCCTGTCCTCCTGTTCCTGCGACATTTTCCTTAACTaccttttttaatcctttaaacCACTCGCAGGCCATTTGGCCgatgagactcagagaggtgaagtgacctgCGCACGGTCACGCAGCTGGGAGCACCAGAGCCAACCTAGGAACCCAGGTCTGCAGAAGGTTAAGCCCCACGTCCTCCAGCCTCCTGTCAGGCTTTGGGGAGACCCAGGCAGAGCCGGGCCAGTGTGGGAGTGTGACCGAGCCCCGCTGGGCGCTTCGCCCGCCCCGGAGCTCACGCCGGCTTCAGTTATGAGTAAGAGCTAAACCCCTCTCCTCCACCACCCTTCCCAgaatttctttcaatatttacAAAAGCTAAATGTAAAACTTACTGAGCAACTGCTGTCTGGCAAGAGCTGTGCAACCCCGGGGAACACTGTCCACGTGGAATAGGATGTGAAGAGCACCCCCCGAACCATTTGAAGTCCTGTGAGCAGAGCCCCATGGGGTGGTGCGATGCGGCAGCTCTCAGGCTACGCATGGAGGAATCTCAGGACAGTAGATAGGAAcgtacccattttacagaggagaaaactgaggctcagggaagggaaTTGACTtttgcaaggtcacacagccaggaagtccCCTGCCAATCAGATGGGGCACACTGCTGGAGGTGAAGGCTCTATCTGGTCCCTAGACACCCCGACTCCAAGGTgacaaagacaggaagaaaggcGAGGGGCCAGTGCTCACCACTTTGATGGGCCTCAGGGAGCTGAGGGAGTCCGTCCTCCGACTGCTGGTCCATGAGTCCCAGCGGGGGTACTCCCCCTTCTCAAACACAAACTGTTCACCCTTGCAGTTGGCTTGTTCATAGCCCACCCAGCTGCAgcggagacagagagagagaagctcaCACTTGCTCAGCTCATCAGGGAACAGCGGCCCCACCTAAATCCAAGGACAGCAAATCCAAGAGCAGAATCACCCCGGTTACCCAGAGCCCAGTGCTATGCAGACTCCATTCATCAGGAAATGAGAAAGACGCCCACACGGCAGCCTGGCCACACATACGGACTGACAGGGCCCATGCACAAGGTCCCGTGGTACGCTGGCATTAACAGCCAGTGCTCAGACACAACGACGAAGCAGTGGTCGGGGACTGCAGAGAGAGGCCTCCCGCAGGCTGGCTGTGCTATGTGATATGACAGAGTGGTCACATCCTTCTAATCACCCCCCGCTTCTCTCTTGggtcagggcccagggctgctgACCCCCAAAGGCATCAGGGACTCTGCTAAGACCCAGGACAGTTGAGCTTGGGAGGGGCAGTACGAATGCAGAGCTGGGACACCCAGCTCTAAACCTCCCAGGAGAGATGACATTCCTGGAGTCCCCGAGAGTCACGTGACTCTCCCTGCCTCGAGAGAGCGGCTGACCTCAGGGTCAGGCTTTTCACATGAGCTCTGTCCCTTCCTTAGGACATGGCTGTCTTCAGCCTAcagtggaggaaactgaagctcagagagggaagTCAACCCAGCCCAGAAGTGGTGGGGGCAGGATTCGAACCCAGCTCTCTGACTCCAAAGCACACATCCTCTGGATAGGCTGCCAGGCCCCAAATCCTGGTGCCCTGGTTGCACGGTCTAGGGGCATAGTGAGGGCAGATTGTTCCAGCTTCATAGGCTGGaacccaggcctccctccccggTACGTACGGTCCAGCCTGCACCAGAACGGAGCCTGCCTTCTCCACGCCGGTCTCCTTCAGGTTGGGGCAGGGCCCGCTGAGCTCGTGCGAGTGGCCTTGGAAGTTCTCCTGCTCGAAGATGATGATCTGCAACAGCAGCTGAGAGTCAGACCCCggcaggatggggaggagggacagcAGGGCAGTGGGCGTGGGAAGGGGACTAGGGAGCCCCACAGGAGGCTGAGGATTCCACACTGGGGAGTCACACACCAAACATCACATCAGACGGTCCTGGCTCAGCTGGTCACCAGCTGAGGGAccttgagtctcagttttcccacctatAAAACAGGAAATGAAGCCAGAACCGACCTCATGGGCAAGTTGGAAGGATCAGGGAAACATAATGTTAGCACGCGGGACTGGCTCTGTGCAGAGGAGGCAATAACGACGTTAATTAAGGCACCAGAGGAGGTCAGTGGCAGACCCGAACTCAGAGGCCACGCTTGTCTGATGCTGTTTCCCCAGGAGCAGCACTTTGAAAATTCCAACGTGTGCACCCGGGATCTTGGGAAAACACAGCTTCCAAGGTAGCAGGTCTGAGATGCAGCCCCCGCGTCTGCGTTTCCCACGAGCTCCTGGGGAGGCAGGTCCCACTGGTCTGAGATCACAGTAGGAGCACCAGGATGCAAGCCGCATggctggagtttctcctgctctcGTCAGAGCTGGCCCAGGACCACCGTCCTCCACCCCCTCGCCCCACATCGCCAGGAAACTACACGCACCTGTGCCCTTTCTTTAAGCCGCAAAGGCTGTGGGAGTCTCCCTCTGACCTCGCCCCAGGATACTTCTTCAGGGGacatcacttcccttgcttcaCCAGGTCATCTGAGCAGCCCAAGGCCTCAGAGCCAAGTGCTAAAGGGGAGGCCAGCTGCCACTTTTATGATTCCAGAGAGCATTGGGGGCGCAGGGCAGAGGTTTTCCAGCCACACTTCCCGGAGCTGTCTCGTGTGGAAGAAGAGTGCTCAGGGCAGGGAGCTGCTGGAGGGCAGCTGAGCACTGTGCATGGCCAACAAACGTGTGGCTCTCTCCCAGCCAGGGATTGGCCATGTAGAGCCCGGGCGGGGAGGCTCGCCGGGGCTTGGAGACAAATTCCATGGGCTCAGTCCGGCCTTTAGGGTCACTGCCTCGGCAACAGAGGGCCAGGAGTCACAGGCACTGGTGGTGCCTCAGCCACACCCACTGTGCAGCCCTAGGAAGCCACCGGACTGGTCTGAGCCTCGGCTTTCCCATCTGTGCAATGGGTGATCGTGCCTGTTTTACAGGGTTTCCAAGAAGAATCCAGACTGTGGAAGCGAGGGGCCAGTTTACCGTTACCTGGCTGGGAGACGAGGG is part of the Desmodus rotundus isolate HL8 chromosome 7, HLdesRot8A.1, whole genome shotgun sequence genome and encodes:
- the CRYBB2 gene encoding beta-crystallin B2, which codes for MASDPQTQVGKPQPLNPKIIIFEQENFQGHSHELSGPCPNLKETGVEKAGSVLVQAGPWVGYEQANCKGEQFVFEKGEYPRWDSWTSSRRTDSLSSLRPIKVDSQEHKIILYENPNFTGKKMEIIDDDVPSFHAHGYQEKVSSVRVQNGTWVGYQYPGYRGLQYLLEKGDYKDSSDFGAPHPQVQSVRRIRDMQWHQRGTFHPSN